A part of Aegilops tauschii subsp. strangulata cultivar AL8/78 chromosome 2, Aet v6.0, whole genome shotgun sequence genomic DNA contains:
- the LOC109746324 gene encoding formin-like protein 11: protein MRRCRGEWLPAPCIISVLLFLPMACGRLLIGPSDTSPPPALTPTFIKQVDDWVEHAWLKCGLDKKSLQDVRNYYDYNHVLDIIHRISDNKGTSPVIGKGAGPLTPDIKQTLLTCLSKQNFEVPKNLPDGYIETLIASIREELTPGPAPANEAVKPPPGKPADGSSSEATTKKAVPATKSVGKKDSDGMPTTTIVGVSLVVIALLALLCVGCCMFRESSAASAYDNKQLLNLSDSCKSSSVNLIDVTKLGALPLQSEAGQNGHVNQSSQEGPNTDQIGYVRLSSQEGPNTDQNNHVKLSSQEDANTDQISYVKLSSQEDPTSGRNSDVKLTSQEDPNTGQNNHVKLTSQESANTDPAIYSSSAEPMAASVDSEQGSTPMPQPMMPPPAHPQVLAPQPKAPPSPPAPQALELPPNASPVLSSGPSPPPAPKASQPPPSGPSPPTAPKAAPPPPPPSKSGGPLPPPPALPGSSKTRPPPLMKSGNKTDTDEDSSEAKTKLKPFFWDKVATNANKSMVWDHLKAGSFQLSEDAIETLFGCNADKKSGDAKKDIASKEAAQVVRILDPKKAQNLAISLKALSVSAEEVSCAVKEGNELPSDLIQTLIRWVPSTDEELRLRLYTGELSQLGPAEQFLKAIFDIPYIYERLDALLFMAGLPEETSNVKQSFATLEMACEELKNSRLFLKLLEAVLKTGNRMNVGTFRGGAQAFKLDTLLKLSDVKGTDGKITLLHFVVQEMIHSEGVRSARAAKEQTGSVSSVDNNDLIEEEYKQLGLQAVSSLGDELQNVRNAAILDADQLAMSVASVVHRLGKTKEFLNTSMKSLDEDSGFHRKLVHFVEQSQTDVTFLLEEEKKIRSLVKSTVDYFHGRTGKDEGLRLFVVVRDFLAMLDKVCNEVKEASKVTPKKTKTEVTLPSHTPRSFQDPRRSSHTPRSSQDPRRNLFPAIQNRRADSSSSSSDEGS, encoded by the exons ATGAGGCGCTGCAGGGGAGAATGGCTCCCCGCGCCGTGCATCATCTCCGTGCTGCTCTTCCTACCAATGGCCTGCGGACGATTGCTCATTGGCCCAAGCGACACGTCGCCGCCACCTGCGCTGACACCAACCTTCATCAAGCAAGTTGACGATTGG GTGGAACACGCGTGGCTCAAATGTGGATTGGACAAGAAAAGCCTTCAAGATGTTAGAAACTACTACGACTACAACCATGTACTTGATATCATCCATAGGATATCTGATAATAAGGGAACTTCCCCTGTCATTGGAAAAGGTGCAGGCCCACTGACACCAGATATCAAGCAAACTTTGCTGACCTGCTTAAGCAAACAGAATTTTGAGGTTCCAAAAAACCTACCCGATGGTTATATCGAAACACTTATCGCCTCAATAAGAGAAGAGCTGACTCCGGGACCTGCTCCTGCAAATGAAGCAGTAAAACCTCCGCCAGGGAAACCAGCTGACGGTTCTTCATCAGAAGCAACTACAAAAAAGGCAGTGCCTGCAACTAAATCAGTGGGGAAAAAAGACAGCGATGGCATGCCAACTACCACTATCGTTGGTGTGTCCCTGGTTGTTATCGCACTTTTAGCTCTTCTCTGCGTTGGCTGCTGCATGTTCCGTGAAAGTTCTGCGGCTTCTGCCTATGATAATAAGCAACTCCTGAATCTAT CGGATTCTTGCAAGTCTTCCAGTGTAAATCTAATAGATGTCACTAAGCTGGGAGCATTGCCATTGCAGTCAGAGGCTGGCCAAAATGGCCATGTGAATCAAAGTTCACAGGAAGGCCCAAACACTGATCAAATTGGCTATGTGAGACTAAGTTCACAGGAAGGCCCAAACACTGATCAAAATAACCATGTGAAACTAAGCTCACAGGAAGACGCAAACACTGATCAAATTAGCTATGTGAAACTAAGCTCACAGGAAGACCCAACCAGTGGTCGAAATAGTGATGTGAAGCTAACTTCGCAGGAAGACCCAAACACTGGCCAAAATAACCATGTGAAGCTCACTTCACAGGAAAGTGCAAACACTGATCCAGCAATCTACAGCAGTTCCGCCGAGCCAATGGCTGCTTCTGTTGATTCTGAGCAAGGATCAACACCAATGCCTCAACCAATGATGCCACCTCCAGCACATCCTCAAGTACTTGCGCCTCAACCAAAGGCTCCTCCTTCACCACCAGCTCCTCAAGCACTTGAGCTGCCTCCGAATGCTTCTCCAGTTCTTTCCTCTGGACCTTCACCGCCACCAGCTCCAAAAGCCTCCCAGCCTCCGCCCTCAGGACCCTCACCACCTACTGCTCCAAAAgctgcaccaccaccaccaccaccatcaaaATCTGGTGGACCTCTCCCGCCACCACCAGCGCTGCCTGGTTCTTCCAAAACGCGCCCACCACCACTTATGAAGTCAGGCAATAAAACAGACACAGATGAGGATTCTAGTGAAGCTAAAACAAAGCTTAAGCCCTTCTTTTGGGATAAAGTAGCAACAAATGCTAATAAATCAATGGTGTGGGATCACCTTAAAGCTGGATCATTCCA GTTAAGTGAGGACGCTATTGAAACACTTTTTGGTTGTAATGCTGACAAGAAGAGTGGTGATGCCAAAAAAGATATAGCATCAAAGGAAGCTGCCCAAGTTGTGAGGATACTTGATCCTAAAAAGGCACAGAACCTGGCCATATCATTGAAGGCGTTGAGTGTTTCAGCAGAGGAAGTTTCTTGTGCAGTTAAGGAAG GAAATGAACTTCCATCCGACTTGATACAGACCTTAATTAGATGGGTCCCGAGTACTGATGAGGAGCTCAGGCTTCGACTATATACTGGGGAACTCTCACAGCTTGGTCCTGCAGAGCAGTTCTTAAAAGCAATCTTCGACATTCCTTATATCTATGAGCGCCTGGACGCATTACTTTTCATGGCTGGTTTACCAGAGGAAACTTCAAATGTAAAGCAATCTTTTGCCACCTTAGAG ATGGCTTGTGAGGAGCTTAAAAACAGCCGTCTATTCTTGAAGTTACTAGAAGCTGTACTTAAAACAGGGAATCGGATGAATGTTGGCACGTTCAGAGGAGGAGCTCAAGCGTTCAAACTAGACACCCTGCTCAAGCTTTCCGACGTCAAAGGAACTGATGGGAAGATAACGCTGCTGCATTTTGTTGTTCAAGAGATGATCCATTCTGAAGGTGTCCGTTCTGCACGGGCTGCAAAGGAGCAGACGGGCAGCGTATCCAGTGTGGACAACAATGATCTTATTGAAGAGGAATATAAACAACTAGGTCTGCAGGCTGTGTCCAGTTTAGGAGATGAACTTCAAAATGTCAGGAATGCAGCAATCCTTGATGCAGATCAGTTGGCTATGTCGGTAGCAAGTGTCGTCCACAGGCTTGGCAAAACCAAAGAATTCTTGAACACAAGCATGAAAAGTCTGGATGAAGATAGTGGGTTTCACCGCAAGCTTGTGCATTTCGTGGAGCAGTCTCAAACTGATGTTACTTTCTTGCTAGAGGAAGAGAAGAAAATACGGTCCTTGGTAAAGAGCACTGTCGATTATTTCCATGGGAGGACAGGGAAGGATGAGGGCCTTCGGTTATTTGTCGTAGTGCGGGATTTTCTCGCAATGCTTGACAAGGTCTGCAATGAGGTGAAAGAAGCATCAAAAGTAACTCCAAAGAAAACGAAGACTGAAGTTACTCTGCCTTCCCACACACCCAGGTCTTTTCAAGATCCCCGGCGTAGTTCCCACACACCCAGGTCTTCTCAAGATCCCCGGCGTAACCTTTTTCCGGCAATTCAAAACCGGAGGGCAGATAGTTCAAGCTCTAGTTCTGACGAGGGAAGTTAA
- the LOC109746323 gene encoding protein H2A.7 produces the protein MAGRGKAIGSGAAKKAISRSSKAGLQFPVGRIARFLKAGKYAERVGAGAPVYLAAVLEYLAAEVLELAGNAARDNKKTRIVPRHIQLAVRNDEELSRLLGMVTIASGGVMPNIHNLLLPKKAGGSKAVAADDDS, from the exons ATGGCCGGAAGGGGCAAGGCGATCGGCTcgggcgccgccaagaaggccatcTCCAGGAGCTCCAAGGCCGGGCTCCAGTTCCCCGTCGGCAGGATCGCGCGGTTCCTCAAGGCCGGCAAGTACGCCGAGAGGGTCGGCGCCGGCGCCCCCGTCTACCTCGCCGCCGTGCTGGAGTATCTCGCCGCTGAG GTTCTGGAGTTGGCCGGGAACGCGGCGAGGGACAACAAGAAGACCCGCATCGTGCCGCGCCACATCCAGCTCGCCGTCCGCAACGACGAGGAGCTCTCCCGCCTGCTCGGCATGGTCACAATCGCCAGCGGTGGTGTCATGCCCAACATCCACAACCTCCTGCTCCCCAAGAAGGCCGGTGGCAGCAAGGCCGTGGCTGCCGACGACGATAGCTAG